The following coding sequences lie in one Gemmatimonadota bacterium genomic window:
- a CDS encoding creatininase family protein — protein sequence MSRKRVFIGDLTRKEFREGIEGGVIQAAIVPTAATEQHLEHLEMIHDTASVAYMAENAALKLYPRVVVASPIAIGVSEHWMAHKGTLTVRAEIFTEYVYDVCDALKRGGVTNILILNGHGGNVVPMMNRIDAFRERLGVNVRFNSYWDTYPADVVYRYMELDRLPGHADEYETSMAMALFPHRVHEADMEMESSAKYGTKEKGEALAPVAVDGVAELLRKMIAGEEIDLEPRTFRPDGAMSMLRDHVIEERKNDME from the coding sequence ATGTCGAGAAAGCGTGTTTTCATCGGAGACCTGACGCGCAAGGAGTTCAGGGAAGGGATCGAAGGCGGCGTCATCCAGGCCGCCATCGTACCCACGGCCGCGACGGAGCAACACCTGGAACACCTGGAGATGATCCACGACACGGCCAGCGTCGCCTACATGGCGGAAAACGCGGCGCTGAAGCTCTATCCCCGCGTCGTGGTCGCGTCGCCTATCGCCATCGGGGTATCGGAGCACTGGATGGCGCACAAGGGCACGTTGACTGTGCGCGCGGAGATTTTCACAGAGTACGTCTACGACGTGTGCGACGCCCTCAAGCGGGGCGGCGTCACCAATATCCTCATCCTGAACGGACACGGCGGCAATGTAGTCCCCATGATGAACCGGATCGACGCGTTCCGGGAACGGCTCGGCGTCAACGTGCGTTTCAATTCATATTGGGACACCTACCCGGCCGACGTCGTCTACCGGTACATGGAACTGGATCGGCTGCCGGGCCATGCCGACGAATACGAGACCTCTATGGCCATGGCCCTGTTCCCCCACCGGGTGCATGAAGCCGACATGGAAATGGAGAGTTCCGCGAAATACGGGACAAAGGAGAAGGGCGAGGCCCTCGCGCCCGTGGCGGTGGACGGCGTGGCCGAACTGCTCCGGAAGATGATCGCGGGAGAAGAGATCGACCTGGAGCCCCGCACGTTCCGGCCGGACGGCGCCATGTCCATGCTGCGGGATCATGTGATCGAGGAGAGAAAAAATGACATGGAATAA
- a CDS encoding PLP-dependent transferase: MGEDRAMNEEQGFITRSIHAGEAEHTSATPIYQSTTVDGAYLRGSNPTFTAFEEKMCALEGGGRSIATACGMASVTQAVMTLISAGSRIVSHQTTYVWTRHFMSEELPRLGFDVEIIDMRVPDQLDAALEKPADVVYFEPLANPTLDIIDTPTVIRKAHAAGAKVVIDNTFLSPHLFRPMDLGADVVLHSATKYLCGHGDALAGIITTRDSELGEEVVRTRNTYGGILSPLNAFLLLRGIKTLSIRMDRHVENAGAVAAFLESHPRIRRTWYPGLPSTPGHEVARSQWTGYGGMVSFEIAKGTIDRFLDRVRLCRPWVSLGDVGSLVTGDREGQRVRMSVGLEDTDDIIRDLEQALE, translated from the coding sequence TCATCACGCGGTCCATCCACGCGGGCGAGGCGGAGCACACGTCGGCGACGCCAATCTACCAGTCAACCACGGTGGACGGCGCCTACCTCCGGGGAAGCAATCCCACGTTCACGGCTTTCGAGGAGAAGATGTGCGCCCTGGAAGGCGGGGGACGCAGCATCGCCACGGCCTGCGGCATGGCGTCGGTTACCCAGGCCGTGATGACCCTCATCAGCGCGGGCTCCAGGATCGTGAGCCACCAGACGACCTATGTCTGGACCCGCCACTTCATGTCCGAAGAGCTGCCACGCCTCGGTTTCGATGTCGAGATCATCGACATGCGCGTTCCGGATCAGCTCGATGCGGCCCTCGAGAAACCCGCCGACGTCGTCTACTTCGAGCCGCTTGCCAATCCCACGCTGGACATCATCGACACGCCCACGGTCATCCGCAAGGCCCACGCGGCCGGCGCGAAGGTCGTGATCGACAACACGTTCCTGTCCCCCCATCTGTTCCGGCCGATGGATCTCGGAGCCGACGTCGTGCTACACAGCGCCACCAAGTACCTTTGCGGTCACGGCGACGCGTTGGCCGGGATCATCACGACCCGTGACTCCGAACTCGGCGAAGAGGTCGTGCGCACGCGGAATACCTACGGAGGCATACTCAGCCCGCTAAACGCCTTCCTCCTGCTCAGGGGGATCAAGACGCTGTCCATCCGCATGGACCGGCACGTCGAGAACGCCGGGGCCGTGGCGGCCTTCCTGGAATCCCACCCTCGGATACGACGGACCTGGTATCCCGGACTTCCTTCCACGCCCGGGCACGAGGTCGCGCGGTCGCAGTGGACAGGCTACGGAGGCATGGTGAGTTTCGAGATTGCCAAGGGAACCATCGATCGATTCCTCGACCGCGTACGCCTGTGCCGGCCGTGGGTGAGCCTGGGCGACGTGGGTTCGCTCGTCACCGGAGACCGGGAGGGCCAGCGCGTCCGGATGTCCGTGGGGCTAGAAGACACCGACGACATCATCCGGGACCTCGAGCAGGCACTGGAGTGA